Genomic DNA from Helicobacter pylori NQ4053:
GCTAAAGAAATGCTCCCAAAACTCATTAAGCCCATTCCTTTGACGATAGAGTTTGCTTGAAAATAGCGATTGTCAGGCTTTCAGCGCTTGGGGATATTATCGTGAGCGCGGTGTTTTTAGCGGCTATCAAAGAGCGTCTTCCTGATGCCCAAATAGAATGGTTCGTGGATGAAAGATTCAGCGCGATTTTAGAGCATTCCCCCTATATTGATAAATTACACCCCATCGCTTTAAAAAGCACGCTTACAACCTTTAACCCTTTGAAGATTTTCAAACTTTTTAAATCTTTAAGGGCTTATGAATACGATATAATCATTGACATGCAAGGCCTAGTCAAATCCGCTCTCATCACTCAAATGTTAAAAGCCCCTAAAAAAGTCGGCTTTGATTACGCTTCGGCTAGGGAGGGTTTAAGCGCGTTTTTTTACTCGCAAAAAGTTTCCATCGCTTATGATGAGCCTATTTTAAAGCGCAATTTCACGCTCCTATCCCATGCCCTAAACTTGCCCCAAAAAGAAATTTTAAAAGAAATTTCAGAGAGTTTAAGCTCTAGATTTAAAGTGTTTTCTTACCAAGATTCTCCAAAAATCAATGCGTTAAATTGGAATCAAAATAAACCAAAAATCCTTTTTGTTTTAGAAACTTCTAAAATCAATAAAACTTACCCCACAGAGCGTTTTAAAGAGCTGGCGTTAGCGTTAGAAAATTTTCAAATTTGCTTGTTATGGCATGCTGATGAAAAGAAGGCCACTACGCTTTATCATTCTTTAAAAAACCAGTGCGATACATTATTGCTCCCTAAACTCACTTTAAACGAAGTTAAGGCGTTGCTCTTTAAAATGGATGTGATTATTGGGGGCGATACGGGTATCACGCATTTAGCATGGGCGTTGCAAAAACCCAGCATCACCCTTTATGGCAACACGCCTATGGAGCGTTTTAAATTAGAAAGCCCGATCAATGTTTCGCTCACCGGTAATTCAAACGCCAACTACCATAAAAAGGATTTTTCTATCCAAAACATAGATCCTAAAAAAATTAAAGAATGCGTTTTAAACATTTTAAAGGAAAAAGAATGACTTATAAAGAACGACTCATACACGAAAAAATATTAAACAAAGACGACAAGGGTTTTAAAACAGAACTGCGCATTTTGAGCATTTTTATCGTGGAATCTTTAGTGAATATTTTGGGGTTTATTTTGGCTAAAATGCCCCATTTTTGGTTTTTAAGGTGCATTAAAGCTGTGGCGTGGCTGATGAGAACCTTTGATAAACGCCGTTATTTTGACGCTAAAGCCAATTTGGATTTTGTGTTTGGGGATTCTAAAAGCGAAGAAGAGAAAAAAAGGATCATTAAAAAGGGTTATGAAAATTTTGCTTTCATTATTTTAGAAACCATTAGAGTGATCTTTATCCCTAAAGATGAATACGACGCTCGTTTCACGCTCATCAATGAAGAAAATGTGTGGAAGTCTTTAAACAAGGAAGGCCAAGCGATCACTTTATGCATGCATTTTGGCTATTGGGAAGCGGTAGGCACGACTTTAGCACAATATTATAAGGATTATGGTAGGGGGTGCTTGGGGCGTTTGACTAAATTCGCTCCCATCAATCACATGATCATGAGTAGGCGAGAAGCGTTTGGGGTGCGTTTTGTCAATAAAGTGGGAGCGATGAAAGAACTCATTAAAATGTATAATCAAGGCAATGGCCTTGTGGGGATTTTAGTGGATCAAAATGTCGTGCCTAAAGATGGGGTGGTGGTGAAATTCTTTAATAAAGACGCTACGCACACCACGATCGCCTCTATTTTATCGCGCCGCTACAATATAGACATCCAGCCGGTATTCATTGATTTTAATGACGATTATTCGCATTACACAGCGACTTATTACGAAAGTATCCGCTCTAAAATCACTGACAACGCGCAAAACGATATTTTAGAATGCACGCAAGCCCAAGCGAGTTTGTGCGAAGAGGTGATTAGAAACCACCCGGAAAGTTATTTTTGGTTCCACAGGCGTTTTAAAAGCACCCACCCTGAAATTTATCAAAGATAGGGTTTTGAGTGGAATGATAAAAATTAAAAAATGCTAAAATGCATTTTTTAAAAATAAATAGTAAAGAGCTTGATTTTAATCAAACGATAATTTCTTAAGGCGGTATTCTTGGGTTAGGGGGATTTTAAGGGGGAGAATTATTTCAAAATACCCCCCTATCCCCTTAAGAAAATGAGTTTTACTATAAAAATAAAGTTAAAAATCCCATTTTTTAAAAAGTTAAAAAGTTTTAGTTATACCACTCAATGCGAACAAGAGTGGTATTTTTCTAAAAATTCTTTTTTAAAATTCAAAAACCGCTTTTCTAAAATGGCATTTCTGGCGTTTTTAACCAGCTCTAAATAAAAATGCAAATTGTGCAAGCTGGCTAAACGAGCGTAGATGAGTTCTTTAGCCCTAAAGAGATGGTGCAAATAGGCTTTAGAATAACGCTTGCAAGCATAACATGCACAATTTTCTTCAATAGGGGTATTATCCAATTTATAGGGCGCGTTTTTGATAGAAATTTTGCCAGAATGCGTGAAAAGGGTGGCGTTTCTGGCGTTTCTGGTGGGCATCACGCAATCAAACATATCCACCCCCAAACTGATAGCGTCTAGGATATTTTCAGGCGTGCCTACGCCCATTAAGTAGCGAGGCTTGTCTTTGGGGAGCAAGGGGGCGGTGTGCGCGATCGTTTCTAGCATTTCATCTGTGCTTTCCCCCACCGCTAAACCGCCTATAGCATAACCATCAAAACCCCCATGCGTCAATTCCACGCTAAGACTGCGCATTTTCAAATGCGTGCCGCCCTGGATAATGGCAAAAAGGTTGTTGTTGGGGCGGTTATTTTCTTTGTGGTATTCTAGGCTGAGATTCGCCCATTTAGCGCTTCTTTTGATGGATTCTTCAAGGCGCTTTAGTGGAGCGGGCAAGCCCACCAAATCGTCTAAAACCATCATAATATCGCTATTCAAAGAATATTGAATGTCTAAAACTTTAGCGGGCGTGAATAAATGCTTGCTCCCATCAATGTGGGATTTAAAAATAATCCCGTCTTCTTGCAATTTGACGTTATCGCTCAAACTAAAGGCTTGAAACCCTCCGCTATCGGTTAAAAAACTCCCATGAAATTGAGCGAAACGATGCAAGCCTCCTAATTGTTCAACCACTTTCTCGCCCGGTCGTAAATACATGTGATAAGTGTTGGCTAAAATGAGTTTAGCGCCTAAAATTTCTTGCATATCCATAGCGTCTAAAGATTTGATGCAGCCTTGCGTGCCTACGGGCATGAAAATGGGTGTCTCTACTTGAGAATGGGCTAAATTTAAAAGACCAGCTCGCGCGTGTTTGTCAGTCGCTTGGAGTTGAAAATCCATCGTTTAAACCTTAATCTTGGATATAATGGCGTAATCATTTTTTAGGAAGTTTGGAATTGAAAAAAATCGCCCTTATTTTAGATGGCATTGTAGCAAAAAATTTTTTAGACTTGGTGCTAAGGCATTATTCTAATCATAATTTTTATATAGTGGTTGTCAAAGATGAGAGCCTTATCCCTAAAAACTACCCGAGCACTTTCGCTTTTCATTGTTTTGATGCGACTTCCAGTTTTAGGCTTTTGCAGGTGTTAAACGATGAGGTGAGCGATGCGTTTTTAATCATACAAGATTTTAAAGAACAGCACATCATTCATAAAATCATTCAAACCCATTTCAAACGCATGCGCGTGGTTTTGAGCGTGAAAAAAGATGGTGAAAAAACTTTAGAAAATAATGAAGAAAATAAAGATGAAAAGCTTATTTTGATTGATGAATTTGAAGTTTTAGCCAATAAATTCATTTCTCGTTTGCCTAATATCCCTAGCACCCCTAGAGAATTTGGGTTAGGCAAGGGCGAGATCATGGAGATTGATGTGCCTTTTGGGAGTATTTTTGCTTACAGACATATTGGCTCTATCAGGCAAAAAGAATACAGGATTGTAGGGCTTTATCGCAACGATGTTTTGTTGCTCTCCACTAAATCTTTGGTTATCCAGCCACGAGACATTCTTTTAGTGGCGGGTAATCCGGAAATTTTAAACGCGGTGTATCATCAAGTCAAAAGCAACGTGGGGCAGTTCCCAGCCCCCTTTGGTAAGAGCATTTATTTATACATTGATATGCGCTTACAAAGCCGAAAAGCGATGATGCGCGATGTGTATCAGGCCTTGTTTTTGCACAAACATTTAAAGAGCTACAAGCTCTATATCCAGGTTTTACACCCCACTAGCCCTAAGTTTTACCATAAATTTTTAGCGCTAGAAACCGAAAGCATTGAAGTGAATTTTGATTTTTACGGGAAAAGTTTTATCCAAAAACTCCATGAAGACCACCAGAAAAAAATGGGCCTAATCGTGGTAGGCAGAGAGCTTTTTTTCTTCAAAAAACACCGAAAAGCCTTGTATAAAACAGCCACCCCGGTTTATAAAACCAACACTTCCGGCTTGTTTAAAACCTCTCAAAGCGTGGTGGTATTGAATGAAAGCTTGGATATTAATGAGGACATGTCTTCAGTGATTTTTGATGTGTCTATGCAAATGGATTTGGGCTTGTTGCTCTATGATTTTGACCCTAACAAGCGCTATAAAAACGAGATTGTCAATCATTATGAAAATTTAGCCAACACGCTCAACCGCAAGATTGAGATTTTCCAAACCGATATTAGAAATCCTATCATGTATCTCAATTCTTTAAGAAATCCCATTTTGCATTTCATGCCTTTTGAAGAGTGCATCACGCACACGCGCTTTTGGTGGTTTTTATCCACTAAAGTGGAAAAATTAGCGTTTTTAAACGATGACAACCCTCAAATTTTTATCCCTGTAGCGGAGTGAAAGAATGCAAGAAATTGTAATCCCTTTAAAAGAAAAAAGCTATAAAGTGTTTTTGGGGGAATTGCCTGAAATAAAATTGAAACAAAAAGCCCTCATCATTAGCGATAGCATCGTATCTGGGTTGCATTTATCGTATTTATTGGAGCGCTTGAAAGCCTTAGAAGTCAGAGTGTGCGTGATAGAGTCCGGAGAAAAATACAAGAATTTTCATTCATTAGAGCGCATTTTAAACAACGCCTTTGAAATGCAATTAAACCGCCATTCTTTAATGATAGCCCTTGGTGGGGGAGTGATAAGCGATATGGTGGGGTTTGCGAGCAGTATTTATTTTAGGGGGATTGATTTTATTAATATCCCTACGACTTTACTTTCTCAAGTGGATGCGAGCGTGGGAGGGAAAACAGGGATTAACACGCCTTATGGCAAGAACTTAATCGGATCGTTCCACCAGCCTAGAGCGGTTTATATTGATTTAGCTTTTTTAAAAACCCTTGAAAAAAGGGAATTTCAAGCAGGGGTGGCTGAAATCATTAAAATGGCGGTGTGTTTTGATAAAAGCTTGGTAGAAAGATTGGAAACAAAGGATTTAAAAGATTGTTTAGAAGAAGTAATCTTTCAAAGCGTCAGTATCAAAGCTCAAGTCGTTGTTCAAGATGAAAAAGAGCGAAATATTAGGGCTGGGTTGAACTATGGGCATACCTTTGGGCATGCGATAGAAAACGAGACTGATTATGAGCGATTTTTGCATGGCGAAGCGATCGCTATTGGCATGTGCATGGCGAATGATTTAGCCCTTTCTTTAGGCATGCTCACTTTAAAAGAATACGAACGCATAGAAAATTTATTGAAAAAATTTGATTTGATATTCAATTACAAAATTATTGATCTTCAAAAATTTTACGAACGCTTGTTTTTAGACAAAAAAAGCGAGAATAAGACAATCAAATTCATTCTGCCCAAAGGCATTGGAGCGTTTGAGATTGCCTCTCATATCCCTAAAGGAACGATTTTAAAGGTGTTAGAAAAATGGCATTAAGGGTATTATTATTCTTTTGTTTTTTGTTTTTGCAAGCAGAAGATAAGAGCCAAGAATTATCCTCTATACAAAAACAAATGGCTTTGGTGGATAAAAAACTCGCCAAAGACGATAACGTGTGGTTGAAAAAATTTGAAAACTACAAGATTTACAACCAAATTTATACCGAAAAAGAGAGCGTGAGGCAGGAATTAAGGCGTTTAAAAAATAAAAAAAGCAAGGATTTATTAAAGATTAGCACATTAGAGCATACCTTAAAGGCTTTAGAGTCTCAACAAAAAATGTTTGAAAGCTATGGGGTCAATCCTTTTAAGGACTTGATAGAGCGCCCCAATATCCCCAATATCCCTAATATCGCTAACCCTATTGCAATCATTGATGGCATCTCTTTCATTAAAAGCATGCGTTTAAAGCATGAAAGTCTTAAAAATAACCAAACTGCTTTAGAAGAAGTTTTAAAGCTTCTAGATCAAAAACACCAGCTTTTAAATCAGTGGCATGCTTTGGATAAAAGCGCGAAATTGAGCGATGAGATTTATCAAACTCAAGCCAAACGCTTAGAATTGCAAGGGGCTCAAAACATTCTAAAAACCACGATCGGGATTTTCCAAAAAGACAGCGATGAAGCTATAAGCATTGTCAAATCTCAAGTTAAAAACCAGCTTTTTAAATTGGTTTATGTGTTTTTAGCGGCCCTTTTGAGCGTGGTGTTTGCGTGGATTTTAAAAATCATTTCCAGTAAATACATTGAAAATAATGAGCGCGTCTATACCGTGAATAAAGCCATTAACTTCGTGAATGTGAGCGTGATCATTTTAATCTTTCTTTTTTCTTATTTAGAAAACGTTACTTACTTGGTAACGGTTTTAGGCTTTGCGAGCGCGGGCTTAGCGATTGCGATGAAAGATTTGTTCATGAGCTTGCTCGGGTGGTTTATCATTTTGATTGGGGGGAGCGTGCATGTGGGCGATAGGGTGCGTATCGCTAAGGGGACGGATATTTTTATTGGCGATGTGTTGGATATTTCTATGTTGCACATTACGATTTTAGAAGATGTAACCTTTACCACCTACACGAACAACAGGAGAGCGGGCCGAATTATCTTTGTGCCTAATAATTATATTTTCACCACCATGTTCGCTAATTACAGCCATTTTGGGATGAAAACGGTTTGGGATGGGGTGGATTTTTGCGTTACATTTGATTCTGATTTTAAAAAAGCTTCTAAAATTGCGCTCAACATCGCTACAGAATTGTCTAAAGAATACACGGATATTACCTATAAACAGCTCAATAAAATGCGCGACCGGTATTCTTTAAGGAGTTTGAGCGTCAAGCCTCGATGCTTTTTGATGCCTGAAAGTAACGGGATAAAAATCTCGGTGTGGTATCAAACCAATTCGTATGCCACCATGTCTTTGAGGAGCAAGATTGTGGCTGAAATTGTTGAAGCTTTTTTGAAAGAAGAAAATATTCATATCGCTTATACGACCAGCAAGCTGCTTAAAGTGGATGCTGATGCTCTAGGCGATGGTTTTGGGAATAAAAGGGAACAAAAATGAAAAAAGTCTATTTCAAAACTTTTGGGTGCAGGACGAATCTTTTTGACACGCAAGTGATGGGCGAGAATTTGAAAGACTTTAGCGCGACTTTAGAAGAACAAGAAGCCGATATTATTGTGATCAATTCTTGCACCGTGACTAATGGGGCCGATAGCGCAGTAAGGAGTTACGCTAAAAAAATGGCACGATTGGATAAGGAAGTGTTATTTACTGGTTGTGGGGTGAAAACCCAAGGCAAAGAGCTTTTTGAAAAAGGGTTTTTAAAGGGCGTTTTTGGGCATGACAATAAAGAAAAGATTAATGCGCTTTTACAAGAAAAAAAGCGTTTTTTTATAGATGATAATTTAGAAAACAAGCACTTAGACACCACGATGGTGAGCGAGTTTGTGGGAAAAACTAGGGCGTTTATCAAGATCCAAGAAGGCTGTGATTTTGATTGCAATTATTGCATTATCCCAAGCGTGAGAGGGAGGGCTAGGAGTTTTGAAGAAAGGAAAATTTTAGAGCAAGTGGGTCTTTTATGCTCTAAAGGCGTTCAAGAAGTGGTTTTAACCGGCACCAATGTGGGGAGCTATGGGAAAGATAAAGAAAGCAATATCGCAAGGTTGATTAAAAAATTAAGCCAGATTGCTGGATTAAAACGCATAAGGATTGGGAGTTTAGAGCCTAATCAAATCAACGATGAATTTTTAGAGCTTTTAGAAGAGGATTTTTTAGAAAAACATTTGCATATCGCTTTACAGCACAGCCATGATTTCATGCTAGAGAGGATGAATAGAAGAAACCGCACTAAAAGCGATAGGGAATTATTAGAGGTAATCGCTTCTAAAAATTTTGCTATTGGCACGGATTTTATTGTAGGGCATCCGGGCGAGAGCGGAAGCGTTTTTGAAAAAGCGTTTAAAAATTTAGAAAGCTTGCCTTTAACGCACATCCACCCTTTTATTTACAGCAAACGAAAAGACACCCCCTCTAGCTTGATGCATGATAGCGTGAGCTTGGAAGATTCTAAAAAGCGTTTGAATGCGATTAAAGATTTGATTTTGCATAAAAATAAGGCGTTTAGGCAATTGCAACTCAAGCTCAACACGCCCCTAAAAGCCTTAGTGGAAGCGCAAAAAGACGGCGAATTTAAAGCCTTAGATCAATTCTTTAACCCCATTAAAATCAAAAGCGATAAGCCTTTAAGGGCTAGTTTTTTAGAAATCAAAGAGTATGAAATTAAGGAGAGGGAAAATCATGCCGTTTTCTAAATTTTTAGAAAATCTCACCGCTCCCTTTAAACGCATTAAAAACCGCTCGCTTGTTTTGGCGTTAGGGTTTTTGATCCTTACTTTTTGTTTG
This window encodes:
- the tgt gene encoding tRNA guanosine(34) transglycosylase Tgt, giving the protein MDFQLQATDKHARAGLLNLAHSQVETPIFMPVGTQGCIKSLDAMDMQEILGAKLILANTYHMYLRPGEKVVEQLGGLHRFAQFHGSFLTDSGGFQAFSLSDNVKLQEDGIIFKSHIDGSKHLFTPAKVLDIQYSLNSDIMMVLDDLVGLPAPLKRLEESIKRSAKWANLSLEYHKENNRPNNNLFAIIQGGTHLKMRSLSVELTHGGFDGYAIGGLAVGESTDEMLETIAHTAPLLPKDKPRYLMGVGTPENILDAISLGVDMFDCVMPTRNARNATLFTHSGKISIKNAPYKLDNTPIEENCACYACKRYSKAYLHHLFRAKELIYARLASLHNLHFYLELVKNARNAILEKRFLNFKKEFLEKYHSCSH
- a CDS encoding lipid A biosynthesis lauroyl acyltransferase, with product MTYKERLIHEKILNKDDKGFKTELRILSIFIVESLVNILGFILAKMPHFWFLRCIKAVAWLMRTFDKRRYFDAKANLDFVFGDSKSEEEKKRIIKKGYENFAFIILETIRVIFIPKDEYDARFTLINEENVWKSLNKEGQAITLCMHFGYWEAVGTTLAQYYKDYGRGCLGRLTKFAPINHMIMSRREAFGVRFVNKVGAMKELIKMYNQGNGLVGILVDQNVVPKDGVVVKFFNKDATHTTIASILSRRYNIDIQPVFIDFNDDYSHYTATYYESIRSKITDNAQNDILECTQAQASLCEEVIRNHPESYFWFHRRFKSTHPEIYQR
- the aroB gene encoding 3-dehydroquinate synthase; the encoded protein is MQEIVIPLKEKSYKVFLGELPEIKLKQKALIISDSIVSGLHLSYLLERLKALEVRVCVIESGEKYKNFHSLERILNNAFEMQLNRHSLMIALGGGVISDMVGFASSIYFRGIDFINIPTTLLSQVDASVGGKTGINTPYGKNLIGSFHQPRAVYIDLAFLKTLEKREFQAGVAEIIKMAVCFDKSLVERLETKDLKDCLEEVIFQSVSIKAQVVVQDEKERNIRAGLNYGHTFGHAIENETDYERFLHGEAIAIGMCMANDLALSLGMLTLKEYERIENLLKKFDLIFNYKIIDLQKFYERLFLDKKSENKTIKFILPKGIGAFEIASHIPKGTILKVLEKWH
- the mtaB gene encoding tRNA (N(6)-L-threonylcarbamoyladenosine(37)-C(2))-methylthiotransferase MtaB, with the protein product MKKVYFKTFGCRTNLFDTQVMGENLKDFSATLEEQEADIIVINSCTVTNGADSAVRSYAKKMARLDKEVLFTGCGVKTQGKELFEKGFLKGVFGHDNKEKINALLQEKKRFFIDDNLENKHLDTTMVSEFVGKTRAFIKIQEGCDFDCNYCIIPSVRGRARSFEERKILEQVGLLCSKGVQEVVLTGTNVGSYGKDKESNIARLIKKLSQIAGLKRIRIGSLEPNQINDEFLELLEEDFLEKHLHIALQHSHDFMLERMNRRNRTKSDRELLEVIASKNFAIGTDFIVGHPGESGSVFEKAFKNLESLPLTHIHPFIYSKRKDTPSSLMHDSVSLEDSKKRLNAIKDLILHKNKAFRQLQLKLNTPLKALVEAQKDGEFKALDQFFNPIKIKSDKPLRASFLEIKEYEIKERENHAVF
- a CDS encoding COG3400 family protein, with amino-acid sequence MKKIALILDGIVAKNFLDLVLRHYSNHNFYIVVVKDESLIPKNYPSTFAFHCFDATSSFRLLQVLNDEVSDAFLIIQDFKEQHIIHKIIQTHFKRMRVVLSVKKDGEKTLENNEENKDEKLILIDEFEVLANKFISRLPNIPSTPREFGLGKGEIMEIDVPFGSIFAYRHIGSIRQKEYRIVGLYRNDVLLLSTKSLVIQPRDILLVAGNPEILNAVYHQVKSNVGQFPAPFGKSIYLYIDMRLQSRKAMMRDVYQALFLHKHLKSYKLYIQVLHPTSPKFYHKFLALETESIEVNFDFYGKSFIQKLHEDHQKKMGLIVVGRELFFFKKHRKALYKTATPVYKTNTSGLFKTSQSVVVLNESLDINEDMSSVIFDVSMQMDLGLLLYDFDPNKRYKNEIVNHYENLANTLNRKIEIFQTDIRNPIMYLNSLRNPILHFMPFEECITHTRFWWFLSTKVEKLAFLNDDNPQIFIPVAE
- the waaC gene encoding lipopolysaccharide heptosyltransferase I; protein product: MKIAIVRLSALGDIIVSAVFLAAIKERLPDAQIEWFVDERFSAILEHSPYIDKLHPIALKSTLTTFNPLKIFKLFKSLRAYEYDIIIDMQGLVKSALITQMLKAPKKVGFDYASAREGLSAFFYSQKVSIAYDEPILKRNFTLLSHALNLPQKEILKEISESLSSRFKVFSYQDSPKINALNWNQNKPKILFVLETSKINKTYPTERFKELALALENFQICLLWHADEKKATTLYHSLKNQCDTLLLPKLTLNEVKALLFKMDVIIGGDTGITHLAWALQKPSITLYGNTPMERFKLESPINVSLTGNSNANYHKKDFSIQNIDPKKIKECVLNILKEKE
- a CDS encoding mechanosensitive ion channel family protein gives rise to the protein MALRVLLFFCFLFLQAEDKSQELSSIQKQMALVDKKLAKDDNVWLKKFENYKIYNQIYTEKESVRQELRRLKNKKSKDLLKISTLEHTLKALESQQKMFESYGVNPFKDLIERPNIPNIPNIANPIAIIDGISFIKSMRLKHESLKNNQTALEEVLKLLDQKHQLLNQWHALDKSAKLSDEIYQTQAKRLELQGAQNILKTTIGIFQKDSDEAISIVKSQVKNQLFKLVYVFLAALLSVVFAWILKIISSKYIENNERVYTVNKAINFVNVSVIILIFLFSYLENVTYLVTVLGFASAGLAIAMKDLFMSLLGWFIILIGGSVHVGDRVRIAKGTDIFIGDVLDISMLHITILEDVTFTTYTNNRRAGRIIFVPNNYIFTTMFANYSHFGMKTVWDGVDFCVTFDSDFKKASKIALNIATELSKEYTDITYKQLNKMRDRYSLRSLSVKPRCFLMPESNGIKISVWYQTNSYATMSLRSKIVAEIVEAFLKEENIHIAYTTSKLLKVDADALGDGFGNKREQK